In Apus apus isolate bApuApu2 chromosome 5, bApuApu2.pri.cur, whole genome shotgun sequence, the following are encoded in one genomic region:
- the BDKRB1 gene encoding B1 bradykinin receptor: MTETPLLNIPSSSQREKKDNLTTCPDSEDWWEMVYYVVPKYIDTICIIGMLGNIFVLFTYFLHKSPLKIAEIYLMNLAVADLIFLTCLPFWAENIRNQFKWPFGNFLCRSTSASISLNMYTSIYLLVAVSVDRYLTFVHTLNHRGIRRKAVARKICLLTWFFGILLSVPTFMFRTVKYLPEWNISACALDFPTPSWITADSLVFNIVGFALPSAAIIFLNFSTICSLRKQAREQRALRTKCCKEHKGTKATRLIFAVVLMFLLCWTPYHFFVFLDILFEKDVIKGCFWGELLNFGEQFGYTLAITNSCINPVIYVFVGKYFRQKALEVFSQFIPGGFPLSWVSFKERSSYFNVFPVRSSLT; this comes from the coding sequence atgactgAAACTCCTCTACTGAACATTCCCTCCTCAAgccagagagagaagaaggacaACTTAACTACTTGCCCAGACTCAGAGGACTGGTGGGAAATGGTGTATTATGTAGTACCCAAGTATATTGACACCATCTGCATTATTGGAATGCTTGGAAATATATTTGTTCTCTTCACTTATTTCCTGCACAAGAGTCCCCTGAAGATAGCTGAAATCTACCTTATGAACCTAGCTGTTGCTGATCTTATCTTCCTCACGTGCCTCCCTTTCTGGGCAGAGAATATCAGGAATCAATTTAAGTGGCCGTTTGGCAACTTCCTTTGTCGCAGCACCAGTGCATCCATCAGCCTGAACATGTACACCAGCATCTACTTGCTCGTGGCAGTCAGCGTGGATCGCTATTTGACTTTCGTTCATACCTTGAACCACAGAGGGATACGGAGAAAAGCTGTGGCCAGAAAGATCTGCTTGCTCACCTGGTTCTTCGGCATCCTTCTCAGTGTCCCAACCTTTATGTTTCGGACTGTGAAATACCTTCCCGAATGGAATATTTCAGCATGTGCTTTAGACTTCCCCACCCCATCGTGGATAACAGCTGACAGCCTGGTATTCAACATAGTGGGGTTTGCCTTGCCATCTGCAGCAATCATCTTCCTTAATTTCTCTACCATTTGCTCCCTACGAAAACAAGCAAGGGAACAAAGAGCACTCAGAACAAAATGTTGCAAGGAGCACAAAGGCACAAAGGCTACCAGGTTGATCTTCGCAGTGGTACTGATGTTTCTTTTGTGCTGGACTCCATATCATTTCTTTGTATTCCTTGATATATTATTTGAGAAAGACGTGATCAAAGGCTGCTTCTGGGGTGAACTGCTCAACTTTGGTGAGCAGTTTGGTTATACTCTGGCTATCACCAATAGTTGCATTAACCCTGTGATTTATGTCTTTGTTGGGAAATACTTCAGGCAAAAAGCTCTAGAAGTTTTTTCACAGTTTATTCCTGGTGGATTTCCTTTGAGCTGGGTATCATTCAAAGAAAGGTCTTCATATTTCAATGTGTTTCCAGTCAGGAGCAGCTTAACCTAA